The genomic window ACATGTGTGGCTTTGGTGCCTGTGAGCACCAGAGCAGGAAGCACCAGAAAAGTGCTTTTTCTCTCATGAAGATGGGCACTTGATCCACTTTacgaaacacagagaacaccttTTTAGATTGCCTATTTATTCTAGaactacaaaatttaattcaagaaaatataggTCCCATGAAAGacttaaaagttttataaaactaaaatctaGTTTTTCCCAATAAATTGCACTTTAGGCAAAACCCTCCCAACGCTTCTAAAATAATACTCAAATGGGCATCTGATTATAcaagagcaatttaaaaaattaaatatttatttgaataacaaGTTTAAGTTCGAGCTGCAATGTTGGCAATGCAGGTTTTTAACACAGATCATAAAAAGCGTGCACAAAAAAGTACTGGCGCAAAGGACAAAATAATGCTAAGAATTAGGCTAAATAGCTGCTGATTTTAACAAAAGGCCTGAAATcactatacaaaatataaaatgtattaaacactACCATCCACAGAACAGtctttattattgattatatttaaaaattatttgcgtAATTATATATTGAATTGTAAATGAGTATTATACATGAACCTCCATTCGGAAGGCAATTCCTTGTAGCACTATAGAACATCTAATTACATTGCAAAAAGTATCCTTTTTTGCTATCGATAAAACAGTTAATGGTATTACTGTAAATATCAGGAAggctacaaaaaaagaaataagatttcttttttgtcttcagaGTGTTTTCCATGCAGTGAAGCACTTGCTGTGTTAAACTGAATGCACTACTGGAGAATGTTCTGGGTCCGAGATGCTCTTGAGAGACAAGACTAGGCTTTTCAAATCAAACACTCAAAGGAATCATGCAACCCTCTTAGGACTGGGATACCGTCATGTGCCACTTACCAATTCTGTCTTTCCAGAAAACTATTCAAGACGCTTAAAAAAAACATCGGACTTCtatgataaatatacataaaatgaagaCACCAACTGCTATTTGACACGACTACTGGTAATGTCTGTACTATGTGAGACCACCTTTAAAAAGAACATATGCGGCAAGAGCTAAGTGTCTAAAGATTCAAAATGAATCAACAGTATTGGATAACAATCTAATTCTCAACTCAGAAGCTGCCTCAAGATTAGGTGCATCTTCAGTTAATGTAACAGGAAAAGAAGgcaatggattttattttattaattgtatcCACTTACAAACCGACCTAAGGTCACCCCGATGTGTAGACACaatgagatttttgttgtttatagtcTTTAATTGAAGTGATAAGGGAAATagatctatttaaaaacaaaaccaaacagctATTTCTGTCTAGATTAGGAGGTGGCCCCGGGTGTGGGATTCACGTTTTGAGTAGCCACTTGTGGTGCGACCTCGATGATCCGGGGTTTGTCTATGATTCTCGCTGTGCGATTGCCCTTCTCTACAATCCCAATAATCCATGCTTGGTGGCCTTCACCATATTTGGGGGACTTTATCTCTGCACTGAACCGAGCTGCTTGCTCACGTGGTAAACAGATCAGAAGGCCGCCTGAAGTCTCCGGGCAGGTCCCGTGCATGAGGCCGAACATGTTTCCGCAGGCCTTGCTCACCGCAGCCATCTTGGCCAGCACCAGGAGGTTGTGAATTACAAACGACACCTCGTTCCTCTGCTGCTTGGCCAGGTTCTGCGCATGGCCCAAAATCCCGAAGCCCGTGATGTCAGTGGCGGCGTGGGCATTGAACGTGTGCATGAGTCCTGCAGCTGTCCTGTTGAGCCTCGCCATGTTCATCATCGCCTCCTGGTAGGCCAGCTCTACATCTTCTTGGGTGACCACTAGTTTAATCTTATTCCATTTCTCAGGAATATCCAGCCACTGGTGCACAGCCACTGCCACCTGTGTCCCCAGGGGTTTTGTCAACACCAGCACGTCCCCTGGCACTGCATTGTCTGGCATGATAAATTCACTGGGCTGGCAGACAGTGGTAGCGACTCCTCCCAGGACAATCCAGGGGTTTAGTACTGTTTGGCCGCCCGTTACAGACGTTCCTGCTCTCTCAGCTGCGTCTTTGAAACCTTGGATAATCAGAGGCATCACTTTATCCCTTTCCCTGTCGGTCATTTTATTACTGACTCCAAGGAGCATCAGCATATTGTCACATTCCGTGACCCCCATTGCATAGAGGTCACTGAGGACATTGGCACATGCTATCCTGCCCATCGTGTAAGGGTCGTCTACGATCGGGTAAATGTAATCTGTGGTTTGAACCAAGGAAAGCCCACTGTGCCTCAAAGGAATGACGCAAGTATCCATCCCAATGCCCAGCCTTGGCGTAACGGCTCCCAGAAACTGCTCATCTTCTTGGAAGTGG from Nomascus leucogenys isolate Asia unplaced genomic scaffold, Asia_NLE_v1 Super-Scaffold_576, whole genome shotgun sequence includes these protein-coding regions:
- the LOC100590282 gene encoding selenide, water dikinase 1-like isoform X2; translated protein: MSTRESFNPESYELDKSFRLTRFTELKGTGCRVPQDVLQKLLESLHENHFQEDEQFLGAVTPRLGIGMDTCVIPLRHSGLSLVQTTDYIYPIVDDPYTMGRIACANVLSDLYAMGVTECDNMLMLLGVSNKMTDRERDKVMPLIIQGFKDAAERAGTSVTGGQTVLNPWIVLGGVATTVCQPSEFIMPDNAVPGDVLVLTKPLGTQVAVAVHQWLDIPEKWNKIKLVVTQEDVELAYQEAMMNMARLNRTTSGGLLICLPREQAARFSAEIKSPKYGEGHQAWIIGIVEKGNRTARIIDKPRIIEVAPQVATQNVNPTPGATS
- the LOC100590282 gene encoding selenide, water dikinase 1-like isoform X1, with protein sequence MSTRESFNPESYELDKSFRLTRFTELKGTGCRVPQDVLQKLLESLHENHFQEDEQFLGAVTPRLGIGMDTCVIPLRHSGLSLVQTTDYIYPIVDDPYTMGRIACANVLSDLYAMGVTECDNMLMLLGVSNKMTDRERDKVMPLIIQGFKDAAERAGTSVTGGQTVLNPWIVLGGVATTVCQPSEFIMPDNAVPGDVLVLTKPLGTQVAVAVHQWLDIPEKWNKIKLVVTQEDVELAYQEAMMNMARLNRTAAGLMHTFNAHAATDITGFGILGHAQNLAKQQRNEVSFVIHNLLVLAKMAAVSKACGNMFGLMHGTCPETSGGLLICLPREQAARFSAEIKSPKYGEGHQAWIIGIVEKGNRTARIIDKPRIIEVAPQVATQNVNPTPGATS